One Vibrio sp. CDRSL-10 TSBA genomic window, GTTTTGCGTCAGAACACGCTGACAGGCACCCTAAAGCGCCTGCGCCGTTTCTGCGCACCTCAACGGCGCGTATTGCACTGGATTTTATTCTGGAAAAAGGCGGCAGCGCTTACATGCCCGCTTCGGTGGTGGAGCCGTTCCTTAATTCAGGCCAATTGCATCGTGTCGCCGGGGTGGAAGACTGGTATCGTCCGATCTACCTGAGCTATCGTAAAAACAGCTCATCGGTTGAGGCGATTACTCAGGTCGAAGGTTTGGTGAAAAACATTGATCCGCTCACCGCATTCAGCTTGCAGAAAGCGGGTGAAGTGAATTAGCCGGTCGGATTGACAGAAAGAAAACGTGTAAACAGAAAAGGGGCGAGTTAACAACTCGCCCCTTTTGTTATTGTTCAGCCAAAAACCAGTTGTCCAGCCTTATTTTTGGCTGATGCTTGAGTCTAGGCTCGCTTTACCAGCGCCTGAAATCAGCAGTGATACACTTGCCGCCAGCAGAGCCAGACCAAATTCATAGCCGTTGTTAGCAATGAACAGACCGTTACCAATGTGAACGCTCAGGATAGCAACAATCATCGCAAAGGCAGTAACAAACGCTGCAGGGCGGGTCAGC contains:
- a CDS encoding DoxX family protein, translated to MSFFGGLLLLIGLLTRPAAFVTAFAMIVAILSVHIGNGLFIANNGYEFGLALLAASVSLLISGAGKASLDSSISQK